In a single window of the Eleginops maclovinus isolate JMC-PN-2008 ecotype Puerto Natales chromosome 6, JC_Emac_rtc_rv5, whole genome shotgun sequence genome:
- the LOC134865943 gene encoding 5'-AMP-activated protein kinase subunit gamma-1-like isoform X2 — MKRFGSLRRSKKRKEQDGLGGRHQSESSCLSASGLSTPPATPIQASSQPVFTQEALPSGPSPERPDARRLSRSSSTPPDTGQRLSLPAAKPPIPSSSPVASYSTSQQVYSLFEGMLEKLDLDDDAAEPESDIYMRFMKSHKCYDIVPTSSKLVVFDTALQVKKAFFALVANGVRAAPLWDTEKQSFVGMLTITDFIIILHRYYKSPMVQIYELEEHKLETWREVYLQATFKPLVNISPDASLFDAVYTLIKNKIHRLPVIDPVTGNALYILTHKRILKFLQLFMCEMPKPAFMKQTLGELGIGSYRDIAFIHPNTPIIKALNIFVERRVSALPVVDETGKVVDIYSKFDVINLAAEKTYNNLDITVTQALKHRSQYFEGVMKCHKMETMETIVDRIVKAEVHRLVVVDERSSIEGIVSLSDILQALVLSPADACKEETLTE, encoded by the exons ATGAAGAGGTTTGGCAGTCTGAGGAGGAGCAAGAAACGGAAGGAGCAGGATGGGCTAGGAGGCCGGCATCAGTCCGAGTCATCATGTCTATCCG CCTCTGGACTCTCCACACCACCAGCCACCCCAATCCAGGCATCCAGCCAACCTGTGTTCACCCAGGAGGCCTTGCCGAGCGGACCCAGCCCTGAACGCCCAGATGCGAGAAGGCTATCCCGCTCCAGCTCCACACCTCCAGACACAGGACAGCGCCTCAGCCTTCCCGCAGCTAAACCCCCAATACCCTCCTCGAGCCCTGTGGCATCTTATTCTACCTCGCAACAA GTGTACAGTTTATTCGAAGGCATGCTGGAAAAACTTGACCTAGACGATGATG CTGCTGAACCTGAGAGTGATATTTACATGCGCTTCATGAAATCCCACAAGTGCTACGACATCGTCCCCACAAGCTCCAAGCTGGTTGTGTTCGACACAGCACTCCAA GTTAAGAAAGCATTCTTTGCTTTGGTAGCCAACGGTGTGCGAGCTGCTCCACTATGGGACACAGAGAAGCAAAGCTTTGTGG GGATGCTGACAATCACCGATTTCATCATCATACTACACAGATACTACAAGTCGCCGATG GTGCAAATATATGAATTAGAGGAACATAAGCTTGAGACGTGGAGAG AGGTTTACCTTCAGGCAACATTCAAACCTCTGGTCAACATATCGCCTGATGCAAG CCTCTTCGACGCAGTGTACACactcatcaaaaacaaaattcaCCGCCTGCCCGTCATCGACCCCGTCACGGGAAATGCACTTTATATTCTCACACACAAGAGGATCCTCAAGTTCCTCCAGCTTTTT ATGTGTGAAATGCCAAAGCCAGCTTTCATGAAGCAGACTCTCGGGGAGCTGGGCATTGGATCGTACCGTGACATCGCTTTCATCCACCCTAACACGCCCATCATCAAAGCACTCAACATTTTTGTGGAGAGGCGAGTGTCGGCCCTGCCTGTGGTGGATGAGACGG GCAAAGTTGTGGATATTTACTCCAAGTTTGACGTCATT AACTTGGCTGCTGAGAAGACGTACAACAACCTGGACATCACGGTGACGCAGGCTCTGAAGCATCGCTCCCAGTACTTTGAGGGAGTCATGAAGTGCCATAAAATGGAAACCATGGAGACCATTGTGGACAGAATAGTCAAAGCTGAA GTGCATCGGTTGGTGGTGGTGGATGAGCGCTCCAGCATCGAGGGCATCGTTTCCCTCTCCGACATCCTCCAGGCCCTGGTGCTCAGCCCTGCAG atgcCTGTAAGGAGGAGACCCTTACTGAGTGA
- the LOC134865943 gene encoding 5'-AMP-activated protein kinase subunit gamma-2-like isoform X3: MLEKLDLDDDAAEPESDIYMRFMKSHKCYDIVPTSSKLVVFDTALQVKKAFFALVANGVRAAPLWDTEKQSFVGMLTITDFIIILHRYYKSPMVQIYELEEHKLETWREVYLQATFKPLVNISPDASLFDAVYTLIKNKIHRLPVIDPVTGNALYILTHKRILKFLQLFMCEMPKPAFMKQTLGELGIGSYRDIAFIHPNTPIIKALNIFVERRVSALPVVDETGKVVDIYSKFDVINLAAEKTYNNLDITVTQALKHRSQYFEGVMKCHKMETMETIVDRIVKAEVHRLVVVDERSSIEGIVSLSDILQALVLSPADACKEETLTE, translated from the exons ATGCTGGAAAAACTTGACCTAGACGATGATG CTGCTGAACCTGAGAGTGATATTTACATGCGCTTCATGAAATCCCACAAGTGCTACGACATCGTCCCCACAAGCTCCAAGCTGGTTGTGTTCGACACAGCACTCCAA GTTAAGAAAGCATTCTTTGCTTTGGTAGCCAACGGTGTGCGAGCTGCTCCACTATGGGACACAGAGAAGCAAAGCTTTGTGG GGATGCTGACAATCACCGATTTCATCATCATACTACACAGATACTACAAGTCGCCGATG GTGCAAATATATGAATTAGAGGAACATAAGCTTGAGACGTGGAGAG AGGTTTACCTTCAGGCAACATTCAAACCTCTGGTCAACATATCGCCTGATGCAAG CCTCTTCGACGCAGTGTACACactcatcaaaaacaaaattcaCCGCCTGCCCGTCATCGACCCCGTCACGGGAAATGCACTTTATATTCTCACACACAAGAGGATCCTCAAGTTCCTCCAGCTTTTT ATGTGTGAAATGCCAAAGCCAGCTTTCATGAAGCAGACTCTCGGGGAGCTGGGCATTGGATCGTACCGTGACATCGCTTTCATCCACCCTAACACGCCCATCATCAAAGCACTCAACATTTTTGTGGAGAGGCGAGTGTCGGCCCTGCCTGTGGTGGATGAGACGG GCAAAGTTGTGGATATTTACTCCAAGTTTGACGTCATT AACTTGGCTGCTGAGAAGACGTACAACAACCTGGACATCACGGTGACGCAGGCTCTGAAGCATCGCTCCCAGTACTTTGAGGGAGTCATGAAGTGCCATAAAATGGAAACCATGGAGACCATTGTGGACAGAATAGTCAAAGCTGAA GTGCATCGGTTGGTGGTGGTGGATGAGCGCTCCAGCATCGAGGGCATCGTTTCCCTCTCCGACATCCTCCAGGCCCTGGTGCTCAGCCCTGCAG atgcCTGTAAGGAGGAGACCCTTACTGAGTGA
- the LOC134865943 gene encoding 5'-AMP-activated protein kinase subunit gamma-1-like isoform X1 has translation MVFSTLFAHVFHFGSPEENMGSTVMESSKDSSKKMPKKKKSLRINMPDFGAFTSPQLETSDSTKSVAKTAERQIRSASPTKGESVRSPACPVLHSQSAPVPVRTSSGSPKTIFPYPSYQDSPPKSPRRLSLSGIFRSSSSSTPPSIKIFSRTRKASGLSTPPATPIQASSQPVFTQEALPSGPSPERPDARRLSRSSSTPPDTGQRLSLPAAKPPIPSSSPVASYSTSQQVYSLFEGMLEKLDLDDDAAEPESDIYMRFMKSHKCYDIVPTSSKLVVFDTALQVKKAFFALVANGVRAAPLWDTEKQSFVGMLTITDFIIILHRYYKSPMVQIYELEEHKLETWREVYLQATFKPLVNISPDASLFDAVYTLIKNKIHRLPVIDPVTGNALYILTHKRILKFLQLFMCEMPKPAFMKQTLGELGIGSYRDIAFIHPNTPIIKALNIFVERRVSALPVVDETGKVVDIYSKFDVINLAAEKTYNNLDITVTQALKHRSQYFEGVMKCHKMETMETIVDRIVKAEVHRLVVVDERSSIEGIVSLSDILQALVLSPADACKEETLTE, from the exons ATGGTCTTTAGCACTTTGTTCGCACACGTTTTTCATTTTGGCTCCCCTGAAGAAAACATGGGAAGCACCGTGATGGAGTCCAGCAAGGACAGCTCAAAGAAAAtgccaaagaagaagaaaagcctTCGGATTAACATGCCT GACTTCGGTGCATTTACTTCCCCACAATTGGAGACAAGTGACTCAACCAAAAGTGTCGCTAAGACG GCAGAGCGTCAAATTCGTTCAGCCAGCCCAACCAAAGGAGAGTCTGTGAGAAGCCCAGCCTGCCCAGTTCTGCATTCTCAGTCCGCCCCAGTGCCAGTGAGGACCAGCTCGGGGTCCCCAAAAACTATCTTCCCCTATCCCTCCTACCAGGACTCTCCACCCAAATCCCCCCGCCGCCTGAGCCTCAGTGGTATCTTCCGCTCCTCATCCAGCTCTACGCCTCCAAGCATCAAAATCTTCTCCAGGACGAGGAAAG CCTCTGGACTCTCCACACCACCAGCCACCCCAATCCAGGCATCCAGCCAACCTGTGTTCACCCAGGAGGCCTTGCCGAGCGGACCCAGCCCTGAACGCCCAGATGCGAGAAGGCTATCCCGCTCCAGCTCCACACCTCCAGACACAGGACAGCGCCTCAGCCTTCCCGCAGCTAAACCCCCAATACCCTCCTCGAGCCCTGTGGCATCTTATTCTACCTCGCAACAA GTGTACAGTTTATTCGAAGGCATGCTGGAAAAACTTGACCTAGACGATGATG CTGCTGAACCTGAGAGTGATATTTACATGCGCTTCATGAAATCCCACAAGTGCTACGACATCGTCCCCACAAGCTCCAAGCTGGTTGTGTTCGACACAGCACTCCAA GTTAAGAAAGCATTCTTTGCTTTGGTAGCCAACGGTGTGCGAGCTGCTCCACTATGGGACACAGAGAAGCAAAGCTTTGTGG GGATGCTGACAATCACCGATTTCATCATCATACTACACAGATACTACAAGTCGCCGATG GTGCAAATATATGAATTAGAGGAACATAAGCTTGAGACGTGGAGAG AGGTTTACCTTCAGGCAACATTCAAACCTCTGGTCAACATATCGCCTGATGCAAG CCTCTTCGACGCAGTGTACACactcatcaaaaacaaaattcaCCGCCTGCCCGTCATCGACCCCGTCACGGGAAATGCACTTTATATTCTCACACACAAGAGGATCCTCAAGTTCCTCCAGCTTTTT ATGTGTGAAATGCCAAAGCCAGCTTTCATGAAGCAGACTCTCGGGGAGCTGGGCATTGGATCGTACCGTGACATCGCTTTCATCCACCCTAACACGCCCATCATCAAAGCACTCAACATTTTTGTGGAGAGGCGAGTGTCGGCCCTGCCTGTGGTGGATGAGACGG GCAAAGTTGTGGATATTTACTCCAAGTTTGACGTCATT AACTTGGCTGCTGAGAAGACGTACAACAACCTGGACATCACGGTGACGCAGGCTCTGAAGCATCGCTCCCAGTACTTTGAGGGAGTCATGAAGTGCCATAAAATGGAAACCATGGAGACCATTGTGGACAGAATAGTCAAAGCTGAA GTGCATCGGTTGGTGGTGGTGGATGAGCGCTCCAGCATCGAGGGCATCGTTTCCCTCTCCGACATCCTCCAGGCCCTGGTGCTCAGCCCTGCAG atgcCTGTAAGGAGGAGACCCTTACTGAGTGA